The Fodinibius saliphilus genomic interval CAGAGAGAGAAACTTCTTCAATAGCTGTAAAATAGCACCAGTTAAAAAACACGATACTGAAGATTCCGGTCCCGATAAAGCTGAATGAATCTTTAATATCAATGATCAGTAGCTTCCAATCCCTAACTGCTAGAAAAAGAACCAGCATTACAGCAGCACTCACAACCCGAAGTGTAACAATTTGGAGAGCAGTGAAGCCTGCAGCCGAGAGGGCATCAATAAAGATACCGATGATGCCCCATAGTGCGGCCCCCAACAAAACGTATAAGTAAGCAATTCGGTTTTTAGCGGTAGACAATAAATCGGGTATTAGCTACTGTTCAATACTCAAACAGAATATCTGAAGCTTAGTGAAATTGCAAATAGGTTCTGCCGTCCGGCGCAAAGCACCGGATTGAGATAAAATAAAAGAGCCTTTCTTTTTATCTTCACAGTTTGTTGGTCCGAACTCTATCGGGATTTAATGACAAAATATGAACATGCCGAAGATAGGCAATCCATTCCCAAACATAGCACTAGAATGAAGGAAAAAGGTTATCCTCCTGCACCTCCTTCGATTCTCATTGTTAGCTCTATCATCGTTGAAGCCGCAAGGAGAACTTTTCATTGCTCTACGAGGAGTCCCATAGAGTATTGGAACGACGCGACAATCTTTTTTTAACGATTGGTTGATTTGTGACGGATACCCTCTAGCTTATACGCGGACTCAGAAAGGGAGACTGTCGCGGTCTTCCGAAAGGTCATCGGAATCCCTCGCAGTGACACTGCTTTTTCTAGGGTTCTTGAAAAATTAGTGGATCTGTGGGAGGGGGGGGTACAAGCTTGGCAAAGATTTTTGGAGTGGACAATCCCTCCCAAAGCCACTAGCTATTCTATAATCTCTTTCACAAATCCAGGCAATGCAAAACAACCCCGGTGAATTTCAGGATTATAGTATTGCAATTCGTTTCCTAAATAAGACATCCCATCTTCTACTCGGTTTAAAACCTCATCAGCAAGTGGATCCCTACCCTTGCTTGCAAATGAAAATGACCACATCCCTGCAGGGTACAAGGGAATATGAGCAAGGTACATTTCTGATACTTCATAAATCTCATCGAGGGCAGCAAATATCTTTTTAATGCTGGGTTGGTAGCTTTCAACCCAAGGGCTTTCAGTCTGCGCAGTCAAGATGCCATCTTCTGATAATCCATCATAACAGGCCTTGATAAACGAAGTTTCAAACAGCCCGGCAGCCGGACCAGTAGGATCAGAGCCATCAATAATTATAACATCATAGGAATCATCGATATTATTCACATATTCGATACCGTCATCTATAATGATATTCAGCTTAGGATTATCCCAATCGCCGATACCCGACAAAAACTCCTTCGACGCGCCTACAACCACTTCATCAATCTCTACCATATCGACTATTTGCACGTTAGGATGTCGTAGCACCTCACGGGCCGTACCGCCATCACCTCCCCCAATAATAAGTACTCTTTGAGGATTAGGGTGAGCCAACAGCCCTACATGCGTAAGCATCTCATGGTAAACAAACTCATCCTTCTCTGAGAGCATCACCATCCCGTCAATAGTCATCATACGACCCCAGCTATCGGTTTCCAGGATTTCCACCATTTGATACGCCGTTTCCTTAGAAAACAGTACCTCCTCTATTCCAACAGTAAGTCCGGTTTT includes:
- the speE gene encoding polyamine aminopropyltransferase, with product MSSTFNEFYEKKTGLTVGIEEVLFSKETAYQMVEILETDSWGRMMTIDGMVMLSEKDEFVYHEMLTHVGLLAHPNPQRVLIIGGGDGGTAREVLRHPNVQIVDMVEIDEVVVGASKEFLSGIGDWDNPKLNIIIDDGIEYVNNIDDSYDVIIIDGSDPTGPAAGLFETSFIKACYDGLSEDGILTAQTESPWVESYQPSIKKIFAALDEIYEVSEMYLAHIPLYPAGMWSFSFASKGRDPLADEVLNRVEDGMSYLGNELQYYNPEIHRGCFALPGFVKEIIE